From the genome of Polycladomyces zharkentensis:
AGATGATTGCCGGAAACATGGATCTCCAATGAGCCGAACAAAATACCGGTGGAAAAGCCGACAGCGGCGATTTTGTGATAATCGAACGTCTCGACGTGCAGGGAGAACAGCCGTTTCTCCAGAAAGATCAACCGTTGGTCCGTGGCCACCAAAATGCCGTGACGATACTGGTACCGACCATACACCAGGAATTCGATGTTTTCTCCTTCCAAAAGCACTTGCGGCAACTGCTTGATTTCCCGCAAAACCATCCATGAACGAACTCGATTGAATCCCAACCGCTTGATTTGTGCACGTACTTCCTGCGGGGTCGGCATCGCTTATACCTCCTTTTTCACAAGGGGGGAGATGACTTCATCTTAAAAGATAAACCGATTTCAGTCTATTGCCAAAAGGTATTAATTTTCCTTTCGTCAGCCGTATGATTGATTCATGTATACCTCCGCCATCGCGTCCATATACT
Proteins encoded in this window:
- a CDS encoding PH domain-containing protein; this translates as MPTPQEVRAQIKRLGFNRVRSWMVLREIKQLPQVLLEGENIEFLVYGRYQYRHGILVATDQRLIFLEKRLFSLHVETFDYHKIAAVGFSTGILFGSLEIHVSGNHLRINGIDKTRIQPLVATIRQRIVQSAKSAENGPLDDDILIKLERLAKLKEQGVITNEELLEQKKRILVS